The Coregonus clupeaformis isolate EN_2021a unplaced genomic scaffold, ASM2061545v1 scaf0255, whole genome shotgun sequence DNA segment CTGGCTATCACCGTCAACTGTGAGTATTGGGTGGGCAATCTAGTCACATGCATGTCTATAACAGCTGTTTTTGTTTTAAATGGCACGATGACAAATAAGTCAGCACTGCAGGAAAGACCAAACCTCCTGGAGAGCTGCTGGGTATGCAGACTTTTAATACAACCCTACTTTAATACACCTGATTGTATCAGCTACTCCCCAGaaccttgattagctgaatccgGAGTGTAAGTGTcgagctggaacaaaagcctgcataccCAGTAGTAGCTCTTCAGGAGGAGCGCCTGCTATCCACTCCACCGTACAGTATATCCATTCTCCTCATTGTTTTCAAAAACAATGTTCCAGAAACAGAAATTCACAGGGGATAGATAGCAATACAAAGCAACCAGACATAGATGTATTGTACAAGGCACATGAAAGGGTGGGCGTAGTGTGAGGCCTATTTCCCCTTCCGCTACAGGGGTGATCAAATCGACTGTAATGTCTTTTGATAGGCTTCTTCTCCTGTGGAGCAATCGATAATGCGGGAATTATTTGTGTGGACAGAAGGAGAGAGCCCAAGGCATATGGAGATGGTTCCATTGAGACGGGGAGAAAATTAACCATCACACTCCACAGTGCACCATTGTGAGGACTTAGGAAGATGAAGGCATTTACCATTATCTGATCGTTCCCCCCTCGAGGGCAATTTGTAGAGGATTTGAGGCACGATACTGCAGTATACTCAAGGATATGGCTCTGTTGACTTTCACATGTCTATGCATGCTTGTACACtgcgcacacacactcaaaccTCTTAACCATCACACATGCATTCTTCTTGATTTCTGCCTGAACCTGCTGTGTTTCTGATCCCCTGTTCAGACATGCGTGAGCTGTCTGTGTACGATGTGTCCTCCAGCCGGAAGTTCATCAAGGAAAACCTGCATGTGACACTAGGGGAAGACGTGGAGGTGGAGTGCTCCACCACAGGCTCTGAGGCACCACAGTACTCCTGGCAGAAATATGTGAGTTTGGGTCTGTCAGGATCTGGCCTTCTATCACTCTCTCATTCTCACTCtgtccctcttctctttctctctcagcacCATAAGAGGTGCTCAGTATTCCCTGGTGTTGGCCCTCCTCTTTCTGGAGAGCAGCTTGCCCACTTACAGAGGATTAATAGTTTAATGAGGTCTAGACAAGTGGCAGTCAACCTGAAAGCCATTCTGTAGATAGATTCCTAATGATTTTTCAATGTTCAGTTAACCATTGTTGAATTATTCAACTTGCTGGTACCAAAGCCACAAACCTAATACCCTGGGGAATTAAGACCTCTCAATGCTAAATGTCAAATACCGAATGGCCATGTAGGCAACAGTAAGACCTTGGTGAATTGATTTGCTGCTCCCTAATGGTGAAATGAGGTATCACTACTTCAGCGCATTGTGGGTCCACTATTTCAGACCTGATACAATTTCACACCTTTTTAAAATCAAGTTAGGCCTCATTTAATACGTTTTCTATTTATTACAGTTCAATTTTCTGAATTTGAATTCTTTAGAAAGAATACCCCTCCAATATCCATCACTTTGAATACCCTCAATCTACCTGTGTACCTGTCTGTCCACACATTCATAACTGTTTACATAAGTTTGCATAACTGTTTATACATTTGGATTTGGGGTAGAAAGTATTCAAGGATGGAGATGGGAGGAATTATGGGGGCAGAGAAACAAACAGTATGGGCCATTTGATGGACAGCAGCCAACTGACTGCACAATCCTGGTCTCTAGTAATGTCCATGGGAGGCAGGCAGGAGGCTGGATGCGTCTGAGCCAGTGGATTTGCATACAGAATGCTGTTTTGGCCAAACCTGGCCTTTCCTGGAAATCCTCTTAATTCAGTCCCCCATTCAAATTGAAATGGACTTTCTTGGCAGGAAAACGTTAGATCCCAGGAGCCAAATCATTTGCATGGTGTAATGTCTTTTTTTGGGTTTGTTTTGTATTCTGTTTTTCCTATTATCCCTCCCCTACTGTGTCTAACTCTCCCTCTTACTAACTCTCCCTCTTAATAATAGCGCAGCAGCTATTTTTGTGTCCACAGTGCATCCCGTTTGCTCATTAtgtgttgtgttaacagtgtagCTGTGCTTTTCTTTGCTGATTGCCTCATCTAGGTCAGTGAATGGGGTTTATGTGGAATTTATTCAGTGGGATTACTGTTCAGGTAAATACACCTTGTCTGGGAGTCTATCGCTTCTCTCACAGGGACCCACACTGTAGCTCCACTGCAGATCACTTTTTCTTGACTCgttttctctttctcctccattCGCACCCCACTCGCTCACTTTTTTCCCTCTCACCCACCATCCTTCCCCCTATCAGGGAGAGGACTGGATCGTGCCCTCCCCCAAGCTGAGGCTGAAGAATGTGAGACTGGAGGATGGTGGAGACTACACCTGCATGGCTGAGCACCCCACCCTGTCCAGCCTGAAGAAGAGCAGCACCATCTCCATCACTGTGCTGCCAGGTAGGTAGGCAGGGGTTAGGAAGGGGGGGACTACATGGGTCGGGGTTATGAAGAGGGACAGTAAGTGTTGAAGTGTAGGGGTTAGCAAGCGGGCAGGGGGGAAGGCAAGGAGTACAGAGGTTAGGGAGAGGGGCAGTTGTGGCCAAGGTACATATGGGGAGGGGGAGTGTTTAGAGAGCTCCCATGAAGGCGGGTGTCTTACGGCTATGTGACGAGGAGAGGAATTGGCCACTGCAGAGGACGTCtcttaggacactaaagatgTCACTAATCCAATTTATGATACTCATCATTCTTAATTTTTATCAGCAACCTGCGAGATGATTACGCTGCATTAAGGGTCATGGGTTTTTCCGCACAATCATATTGCCAATATACAGTAATCCTTGTGATTACAATCGGTTAAATTATCTAGCATCAAAGTAAACCACGCCAATCAAACTGGATGTATGTCAATTATAACAGTAAAGACACTGCTTCAGTAGGAGGTGGAAGTGAATAATCAATTGTTTTAgtctatgtatttttttttaaagccctttttacgtcagcagttgtcacaaagtgctttacagatacccagcctaaaacctcaaagagcaagcaatgcagaagcacagaggctaggaaaaactccctaaaaagcaggaacctaggaagaaaatGAAAGAGgaaccagtcctcttctggctataCCAGGTGGAGATTTAAGAGATGGGGCTATTAAGGCCAGATAGTTTTTCAAGACATTCGAATGTTCATAGATTACCAGCAGGGTCAGATAATAACCATCTTATCCAGAAGAGTTGGCTACACTACAACATGGACAGTATGGGACTAGGCAAAAAATAACAGTCTGTGAATAATCTGGTATTAAAGCCTGTAATATGTCTGACTCTCCGGCCTACAGCCACCAACGGCCgtctccaccaagcctggtacgACTCCACCAACCTGGTGTTGATGACCTCCGTGGCGGTGGCAGTCGTACTGGTGCTGCTCCTGTCTATCACTGTCTTCTTGGTCCGCAGGGCCAAGCAGGCCAAGAGCACCAAGGGACCCATGTGAGTGCTGAGCGCTGTGGCCCAGTgaccttctctctgtgtgttttgtgtgtggtgTTCACTTCTTTTATTTGCCCCCTcctatctcttccctctcttccattTATCCCAGGTTATAGCCAGGCCAATATATTATATCTATTGCCTTATATTTCACTCTGACTCTTATGATAGTACGAAGGCTAAGGTGgatttactgtgtgtgttaaagtGTTCTTGTAGACTGCTGCGTCCCAGTGGCGGTGACCAGCTCGACCCAGTCACTTACTTCCTCACTGACCTCTCCACTTCCCTGCCCACATGataaaatactacagtttactatacaatactactcactgtagaataatatactacacactgtagtatccctcaatcatgtgtagtacttactatagaatgttgtagaatactacactgctcaaaaaaattaagggaacactaaaataacacatcctagatctgaatgaatgaaataatcttattaaatacttttttctttacatagttgaatgtgctgacaacaaaatcacacaaaaattatcaatggaaatcaaatgtatcaacccatggaggtctggatttggagtcaccctcaaaattaaagtggaaaaccacactacaggctgatccaactttgatgtaatgtccttaaaacaagtcaaaatgaggctcagtagtgtgtgtggcctccacgtacctgtatgacctccctacaacgcctgggcatgctcctgatgaggtggcggatggtctcctgagggatctcctcccagacctggactaatgcatccgccaactcctggacagtctgtggtgcaacgtggcgttggtggatggagcgagacatgatgtcccagatgtgctcaattggattcaggtctggggaacgggcgggccagtccatatcatcaatgccttcctcttgcaggaactgctgacacactccagccacatgaggtctagcattgtcttgcattaggaggaacccagggccaaccacaccagcatatggtctcacaaggggtctgaggatctcatctcggtacctaatggcagtcaggctacctctggcgagcacatggagggctgtgcggcccccccaaag contains these protein-coding regions:
- the LOC121586146 gene encoding leucine-rich repeats and immunoglobulin-like domains protein 1; amino-acid sequence: MGGFILFAILVIARAHSSIAALVIQGPDKPVLENDEVTLECLLSDSELNTSQVHFEKFSKYMNNWYRLEEEPMYHRCIPGVILRRETGQLLLSIRSIHSYFHQGLYRCVADNATATDNSSQPLAITVNYMRELSVYDVSSSRKFIKENLHVTLGEDVEVECSTTGSEAPQYSWQKYGEDWIVPSPKLRLKNVRLEDGGDYTCMAEHPTLSSLKKSSTISITVLPATNGRLHQAWYDSTNLVLMTSVAVAVVLVLLLSITVFLVRRAKQAKSTKGPIDDRSQKKPIYTASVESLPSTSGDKQPLV